TAAAGCCGCTACTAAAACGTCTATAAAATTCGCCTCGTATCGCGCAAATCTTATGGAACGGCGCGCTCGACTTATAAAACCGCTTgcaataaaatgtaaattctTCTCCTCAGGTCCATCGTTCCTGGAGGATCCAAGTGGCTACCTTGCGCAGCAGACTGCGCTGCTGAACAGTACAATATCGCGGCAGACAGGGGTCACAAGCTCGCAGCAGCCGCTCCTCAACAACAACGTCAATCTGCAGCAGCAGAATAACGCCACGTATCTTCCGCAACCAAAGCCTTCCTCGCTCGCTAGTCCTTCGTCTTTGTATAGCAATGGCAGCGGCAAAAACAATCCGACGTCGCCAGTGTTCGTGCACAGCTCGATGACGCCGAACTCGGCTGGTAGCGCGACAGACTCGGAGGGTGGCAGCCCAATGTCGTGCCAGAGATGCGTGACCAGCGCGGACACGCAGTCCTTATCTTCCTCGACCTCGACTCAGGATTCCTATAAACAACGAACTGAGGTAAGATTACTGTTCGCATGAGAACATTTTAAAACGTTTGCTTCGTTTGGTTATACTAATGCGTTTTTTTTACGATAGCTACACAGGCATCAGTACGCACTGCACTCGGACATGCCGGAAGACCCGGCTATATCTTCCACTTTCGGCGAAAAATGCATGCAGCAGGCGTCTTGCCAAGTTCAGCCTCAGCAGCAACTTGACTCGCGGCCCATCCAGGGTGGCACCGTTAGTACCTCGCACGGCTCGCCAATCGGCACCAACAGTCCCGCTAATTCCGACACTCCCACGTCCTCCTGCCTGAACATTTCACAGCCCGCGACACCTCAGAGCCTCATATCCTCACAACCATCGACGCCACACGCCTACTCACAGCCGGCGACGCCGTACATGGCCTCCCAACAGACAAATCTGAACGAGCAGCGGTCGACGACGCCTTCGGTCACGACGTCGGGCTCGCTGAGCGATCCCACGTTTGTCGAGGGTCAGACGACAACGACGCAGAAGAAGATGGAGGGCTACCAACCGCATCCCCATGCGAGAGGCACCAACGGTATCGCCACGTCGTCGAACATCACGACAATGGCCAGCGGTCACACGGTCAGTAGTAACACCATCACGTCTGTGCTGGCTGGTCGAGCGAACACGGCGACGGTGTCGATTAACGCGCCCGCGGGCATAACCAATCAGGTCCTTCCGAACGTCATCGGcaagcaacaacagcagcagcaacagaaCCAGCAGGCTCAGGCTGTGGCTGTCAATCAAGTTCCTCCATCGTCCGTTTCTGTGGTCGCCGCGGCGGCTTCCACGGCGGCGATACCCATAGTCGCGAATTCGactgtgcagcagcagcagaatgCCTTCGCCCTTGCTGCGCAACAtctgcaacagcagcagcagcagcaacagcagcagacgTTGACTAGCGTCAACGTTTCCAAATCGCCACTGGAGATGGTGCAGAGCGTCGTGAGCAGTATACAAGTGCCACAGGTTAGTAATGCCACGAacaatcatcatcatcaccagCAGGCTCAGCACCATcaccaacaacaacaacaggcCAACGTCCAGGTAGGTTTCATTATCAATGATTCTATTTCTATTGTTCGGTACAACTAGTGGAAAGTTAAGTcgctaaaattaatttttatttttttataattcagGTGCACAATGTTCTGACGTCGAGCGGAATTCTCAAACAGGCAGTGCCCGGTCAAGCTTTGCCACCAGGTCATATACTCGTCTCCAGCAACGGACAGCTGATAATGGCGAGCACGGGCGGCGTTATGGCACCACCACCACCGAAGATAAATTCGATGCCACCCTTATCGGTTTCGCCAATGGTTACGAACGTTACCGGTGCTGTTAGTCAAGTCATTCCTGCTGTCGGTGTTGCCCAGCAGGTCATCGGTCAACCTACAGTACTGGTCAACACGATCCAGACGCCTGTAATTATTCAACCTGGAGGAATGATGACTATGGACAGTATTGGTCAAAACGTGCAGATACCGCACCTAACGGTCGCTGGCAATGTTTTGCAGAACGCTCAGAGTATTATCGACGCATCGAACCATCAGCACCATCAGCAGGAAGTAGCGAGAAACGTTGCTGCAGCTGTTGCTAATCAGAATCTTGTaagtatttttgaaaaaaaaatgcagttTAATAGTAAGTGCTGCagttttaaaaaacatttaattttaacaatttatttcGTATTTCAGGTAAATCAGAGACAGCAGGCTGGCCTTCCACCAGAGCCCACGGTCGCAAAGAAAAAGGTTTACAAAAAGCGCAAGAACAACACTCAGACCGTAGCATCGATGCTCCATATCGCTGCCGCCTCATCGCAGCAGAATACGGGAATGCTCATGCAATCGCATCAGTCGAACTTCGCGCATCAGAACTTCCAGACACAGAGCATTGGCGGTCCAACGATGCTCCAAGCCCTGACTATCGTACCGGGCAAGGGTGGTGCACCAGCTCAGCTTGTCATGAACGGACAACCCCAGGCGACGTCGACGCATTTCAATACGCAGCATCATCAAATTATCGCCAACGCCCAGCCTGCCCAGCAAATTAATCTGTTACAGCCAGTCAATTTGCTCAATGGTACCACGGGTATGGTACAGAACTTCCCGACCATCCAGCAATTCATTGTGCCGGGACTGGGAAGCATGGTCATGTCTGCGGATGGCACGGCAACGCTTCTCCAGGATACAGGTAATATTTCTTATAAGAAAGCGGGTACTTTACACTGCCTTTGCGTAAGAACTGTTAATAATGAATACTTTTCTTTCAGGCAATATGGGTATGCAGCTGCAGCTTCAAAATGTCAACGGTCAGAATGTTCTCACACCCGTCCAAAATCACGGCGGGATCTTTGGTACGGGTCAGAGCATTTTGGCGGCCGGGCCAGCTGGTATGGTAATCAGAGCACCGCAAGCGACAGGCGGCAAGATCATTCAGGCCCAGCACAGCCCTGGTGCACAGTTTATATCCAATAACAGTGGCCAGTTCCTCGTTAATGGAACGACGTCCTTCGGCAATCAGTTGAACCCGATTGTTGCGAACGTCAGTCCAAATCAGCAAGTGACCTTTAACACGACGcaggtaaaattttaaaactctATAAGAAActatatttatttctataaataactATAGTTATCGATGTGAACAAATACTTGACTTTGAAATATAATGAGTATTTCCAATTGCTAAACAGCGCTGTACTTACAGGTTCGACCGCAGAACATCCAAGGCCAGCAAGAGTTCATCCAAATGAATGGCCAGACGCTGATGGTGCCGTGCGCCACGGCTCAGAACATAGCAACGGTTTCCTCGTCTCAAAACCAGCAGAACACGACCTTCGTCCAGCAAAATACGACGATAGTCCAGCAGCAGACGACGATGGTCTCAAACAACCAGATCCCGGGATTTCAAACTGCAAATACTAACGCCACCCCGAGCATCGAGCATCCAACGATGAATGTCGAAAACAACCAGTCTTACATACTGAGTGCTGGAATGATTACGGTAATAATGTTGCTCAAATCGCGTTTCATACAAGCTCTGTACAGCTATGCTTGTATTGTGTTGTCATGACATATACTTATATCACATATTCTTCTTAGCAGGGAAAAGGAACTGATTCACCAAAGAGTAACATTAACTCGCCGGCTTCTGAACAAACGActgaacaacaacaacaacaacaacaacaactgcagcaacaacagcagccaCAGACGCAGCAAGTTCAACAGGTTCAACAAGTCCAACAGGTTCAGCAAGTTCAACAAGTGCAGCAGCAACCACAACAagtacagcagcagccacaACAAAACCAGCAGCAACAGTTTATTCTCACTAGTGGGACTACTACGATAGTCGAGAAGACTCAACAATCTACGGCGACAAACGCGaacgcggctgcggcggcagcagctgcACTTATGGCGAGGCACTCGGTATCGACACAAACGGCAGCTAACCAACAAAATGCAGCTCAATCTGCCCTGATGCGGCAAGGATCGCCACCGGATACGACGACTCACAGCCCTGGTAATAGCCAGAGGTCGAACAGTCCAGCGGTAGACACGACAACGCATGGATCAGCTTCCCCTCCTCCACCGGCGAACACGAGGCAACAGTCGTCTTCGACGGTAGGCATTCTATTAATTTGTTaaggataaaataaataatacaaattgtTCATATTTCACAGCTTTACTTATCCGACTTGTAGAATGTTCGCGTTAATGATGTTAGaattttgtattaatttatttctttgtccCTCAGCCGATGGTCCATTGTGTGTCGAGCAGCGAACCAGACTCTGGAGACATTCAGCTTACCTCTGATGAATGGCGAGGGAACGCGCAACCCGTCAGCAACCCTGGCAGTGTCAAAGAGGCTCCTCTCAATCAAACAATAAACGGTCAGCAAAACCAACAACAGCCGCAAGCGGCGTCagcgcagcaacagcaacaacagcagccggGGCAGCCGCAGACGCAGACGAAGCCGACGTACGTCGAGTCTTCGACCGTCTCGAGTGGCATCCAGGTTGGTAACTTGGTAGAGCAGGCGGCTGCTGGTGGCACCCTTGGACTAACCCTTACAGACAC
The sequence above is a segment of the Nasonia vitripennis strain AsymCx chromosome 3, Nvit_psr_1.1, whole genome shotgun sequence genome. Coding sequences within it:
- the LOC100121276 gene encoding AF4/FMR2 family member 4 isoform X8; its protein translation is MAGKPEQPASHSGPTTTLQQQQQQQLSTLPRQQNNPTLQDQQAALQNSVLVYVSGDNLAYASALEQQHNVLANYQQQQQHNQQSQNQQQQQQQQQQQVQDAAFLHLPQVFGDKGHLAGFLDPKDSQHEFVALAGAELDSQDQLQRTSSCSRASEDCEEGESPHSLGPEDDELVDDGSFVVEQLEAAVADGDIIYQDDHDVVVEQHVVDEHDKEHLKLLKLSKEMLEGCNGFAVNGGVFTPASLGFALDEKSLGAFAAAGAELEAAVAACDANANHQVAAFVNRQQQQQNGQVNMAALYPNTVIADEEHQPQDEQSCQGNGGVMSDSAASVVSAGQVIKLAEQAAFGNLGSCDSVRSDTAESTCSSMSSHESQEVALQQAASFVAAQQAARDSVEQQQQQQQMLQVHQVLDDAMNAVGVCGAVQQQQQVQDIQQQVQDMQQQQVQDMQQQLSIAVPQGWKRICTNGVIIYISPSSTALGSLDQLKEYLTTAGTCKCGLDCPLRPEQVFNFDPKVATRPWSPNQGKAREMTKLCNHKRKIQPIQPQPQQTTVQQTAVQAALGSNQQQIVAANQATITSIPLSAGSPQLSEKSKDGRKKKRKQSNVGGLYSGVSVSQLLAQRERAIAAAVANANANNSNPQAQGQNATMPGSTSSLSNGSQVWPVTMPNLAGNLGLQQPMNQPQQQQLLPHQQNLNSQLATGQQVQRLNNSQGMATTTGGMIMGNQLIMNQQQPNFMQPQQQQQPQQQQQQVQQLQQLANQQMQQDQSQEQLMFQQMQQLQQMQLLQQQDQQQQQQQNRMMTNQMQQVQQQQQQPNYQLNQLNQQIMQQQQPMQQQQQQQQMNQQQFQIQPMQKQGMQQQNLLGDLDQQQLMASFGQQQQQQHQDNFLNQMQVAQNQQQIHPSQLQQLQQQQQQLQQQQVNQQLMQQQADQFQMQLQQQQQQQQQQLVQNCGQPQYQTQQMLNQPMDVMQQNGLTVMNGMNDLQMQQQQQQRSVEELAVKQQQLQQQQQQQQQQQLLLQNQTVQRHVLQANNQLNNQFPQNQMSCQMRNNVQQYQTNQPLQQNQNFNTRTPPWQTQQQQQQQQQQQQQQQQQQQNNNRMNHVQNINCNAFDRVPPLHQHIPQDNVWTEEVARKRAKTVKSSYKKQRQHGNSIELRNNSLDQCLSGDEFSDKLNSQSGPSFLEDPSGYLAQQTALLNSTISRQTGVTSSQQPLLNNNVNLQQQNNATYLPQPKPSSLASPSSLYSNGSGKNNPTSPVFVHSSMTPNSAGSATDSEGGSPMSCQRCVTSADTQSLSSSTSTQDSYKQRTELHRHQYALHSDMPEDPAISSTFGEKCMQQASCQVQPQQQLDSRPIQGGTVSTSHGSPIGTNSPANSDTPTSSCLNISQPATPQSLISSQPSTPHAYSQPATPYMASQQTNLNEQRSTTPSVTTSGSLSDPTFVEGQTTTTQKKMEGYQPHPHARGTNGIATSSNITTMASGHTVSSNTITSVLAGRANTATVSINAPAGITNQVLPNVIGKQQQQQQQNQQAQAVAVNQVPPSSVSVVAAAASTAAIPIVANSTVQQQQNAFALAAQHLQQQQQQQQQQTLTSVNVSKSPLEMVQSVVSSIQVPQVSNATNNHHHHQQAQHHHQQQQQANVQVHNVLTSSGILKQAVPGQALPPGHILVSSNGQLIMASTGGVMAPPPPKINSMPPLSVSPMVTNVTGAVSQVIPAVGVAQQVIGQPTVLVNTIQTPVIIQPGGMMTMDSIGQNVQIPHLTVAGNVLQNAQSIIDASNHQHHQQEVARNVAAAVANQNLVNQRQQAGLPPEPTVAKKKVYKKRKNNTQTVASMLHIAAASSQQNTGMLMQSHQSNFAHQNFQTQSIGGPTMLQALTIVPGKGGAPAQLVMNGQPQATSTHFNTQHHQIIANAQPAQQINLLQPVNLLNGTTGMVQNFPTIQQFIVPGLGSMVMSADGTATLLQDTGNMGMQLQLQNVNGQNVLTPVQNHGGIFGTGQSILAAGPAGMVIRAPQATGGKIIQAQHSPGAQFISNNSGQFLVNGTTSFGNQLNPIVANVSPNQQVTFNTTQVRPQNIQGQQEFIQMNGQTLMVPCATAQNIATVSSSQNQQNTTFVQQNTTIVQQQTTMVSNNQIPGFQTANTNATPSIEHPTMNVENNQSYILSAGMITQGKGTDSPKSNINSPASEQTTEQQQQQQQQLQQQQQPQTQQVQQVQQVQQVQQVQQVQQQPQQVQQQPQQNQQQQFILTSGTTTIVEKTQQSTATNANAAAAAAAALMARHSVSTQTAANQQNAAQSALMRQGSPPDTTTHSPGNSQRSNSPAVDTTTHGSASPPPPANTRQQSSSTPMVHCVSSSEPDSGDIQLTSDEWRGNAQPVSNPGSVKEAPLNQTINGQQNQQQPQAASAQQQQQQQPGQPQTQTKPTYVESSTVSSGIQIFAKQADGAVSTVRCEGRGIKRKLDSIHAMHSTLHEDQDEVVN
- the LOC100121276 gene encoding uncharacterized protein LOC100121276 isoform X9 gives rise to the protein MAGKPEQPASHSGPTTTLQQQQQQQLSTLPRQQNNPTLQDQQAALQNSVLVYVSGDNLAYASALEQQHNVLANYQQQQQHNQQSQNQQQQQQQQQQQVQDAAFLHLPQVFGDKGHLAGFLDPKDSQHEFVALAGAELDSQDQLQRTSSCSRASEDCEEGESPHSLGPEDDELVDDGSFVVEQLEAAVADGDIIYQDDHDVVVEQHVVDEHDKEHLKLLKLSKEMLEGCNGFAVNGGVFTPASLGFALDEKSLGAFAAAGAELEAAVAACDANANHQVAAFVNRQQQQQNGQVNMAALYPNTVIADEEHQPQDEQSCQGNGGVMSDSAASVVSAGQVIKLAEQAAFGNLGSCDSVRSDTAESTCSSMSSHESQEVALQQAASFVAAQQAARDSVEQQQQQQQMLQVHQVLDDAMNAVGVCGAVQQQQQVQDIQQQVQDMQQQQVQDMQQQLSIAVPQGWKRICTNGVIIYISPSSTALGSLDQLKEYLTTAGTCKCGLDCPLRPEQVFNFDPKVATRPWSPNQGKAREMTKLCNHKRKIQPIQPQPQQTTVQQTAVQAALGSNQQQIVAANQATITSIPLSAGSPQLSEKSKDGRKKKRKQSNVGGLYSGVSVSQLLAQRERAIAAAVANANANNSNPQAQGQNATMPGSTSSLSNGSQVWPVTMPNLAGNLGLQQPMNQPQQQQLLPHQQNLNSQLATGQQVQRLNNSQGMATTTGGMIMGNQLIMNQQQPNFMQPQQQQQPQQQQQQVQQLQQLANQQMQQDQSQEQLMFQQMQQLQQMQLLQQQDQQQQQQQNRMMTNQMQQVQQQQQQPNYQLNQLNQQIMQQQQPMQQQQQQQQMNQQQFQIQPMQKQGMQQQNLLGDLDQQQLMASFGQQQQQQHQDNFLNQMQVAQNQQQIHPSQLQQLQQQQQQLQQQQVNQQLMQQQADQFQMQLQQQQQQQQQQLVQNCGQPQYQTQQMLNQPMDVMQQNGLTVMNGMNDLQMQQQQQQRSVEELAVKQQQLQQQQQQQQQQQLLLQNQTVQRHVLQANNQLNNQFPQNQMSCQMRNNVQQYQTNQPLQQNQNFNTRTPPWQTQQQQQQQQQQQQQQQQQQQNNNRMNHVQNINCNAFDRVPPLHQHIPQDNVWTEEVARKRAKTVKSSYKKQRQHGNSIELRNNSLDQCLSGDEFSDKLNSQSGPSFLEDPSGYLAQQTALLNSTISRQTGVTSSQQPLLNNNVNLQQQNNATYLPQPKPSSLASPSSLYSNGSGKNNPTSPVFVHSSMTPNSAGSATDSEGGSPMSCQRCVTSADTQSLSSSTSTQDSYKQRTELHRHQYALHSDMPEDPAISSTFGEKCMQQASCQVQPQQQLDSRPIQGGTVSTSHGSPIGTNSPANSDTPTSSCLNISQPATPQSLISSQPSTPHAYSQPATPYMASQQTNLNEQRSTTPSVTTSGSLSDPTFVEGQTTTTQKKMEGYQPHPHARGTNGIATSSNITTMASGHTVSSNTITSVLAGRANTATVSINAPAGITNQVLPNVIGKQQQQQQQNQQAQAVAVNQVPPSSVSVVAAAASTAAIPIVANSTVQQQQNAFALAAQHLQQQQQQQQQQTLTSVNVSKSPLEMVQSVVSSIQVPQVSNATNNHHHHQQAQHHHQQQQQANVQVHNVLTSSGILKQAVPGQALPPGHILVSSNGQLIMASTGGVMAPPPPKINSMPPLSVSPMVTNVTGAVSQVIPAVGVAQQVIGQPTVLVNTIQTPVIIQPGGMMTMDSIGQNVQIPHLTVAGNVLQNAQSIIDASNHQHHQQEVARNVAAAVANQNLVNQRQQAGLPPEPTVAKKKVYKKRKNNTQTVASMLHIAAASSQQNTGMLMQSHQSNFAHQNFQTQSIGGPTMLQALTIVPGKGGAPAQLVMNGQPQATSTHFNTQHHQIIANAQPAQQINLLQPVNLLNGTTGMVQNFPTIQQFIVPGLGSMVMSADGTATLLQDTGNMGMQLQLQNVNGQNVLTPVQNHGGIFGTGQSILAAGPAGMVIRAPQATGGKIIQAQHSPGAQFISNNSGQFLVNGTTSFGNQLNPIVANVSPNQQVTFNTTQVRPQNIQGQQEFIQMNGQTLMVPCATAQNIATVSSSQNQQNTTFVQQNTTIVQQQTTMVSNNQIPGFQTANTNATPSIEHPTMNVENNQSYILSAGMITQGKGTDSPKSNINSPASEQTTEQQQQQQQQLQQQQQPQTQQVQQVQQVQQVQQVQQVQQQPQQVQQQPQQNQQQQFILTSGTTTIVEKTQQSTATNANAAAAAAAALMARHSVSTQTAANQQNAAQSALMRQGSPPDTTTHSPGNSQRSNSPAVDTTTHGSASPPPPANTRQQSSSTPMVHCVSSSEPDSGDIQLTSDEWRGNAQPVSNPGSVKEAPLNQTINGQQNQQQPQAASAQQQQQQQPGQPQTQTKPTYVESSTVSSGIQKS
- the LOC100121276 gene encoding AF4/FMR2 family member 4 isoform X7; amino-acid sequence: MAGKPEQPASHSGPTTTLQQQQQQQLSTLPRQQNNPTLQDQQAALQNSVLVYVSGDNLAYASALEQQHNVLANYQQQQQHNQQSQNQQQQQQQQQQQVQDAAFLHLPQVFGDKGHLAGFLDPKDSQHEFVALAGAELDSQDQLQRTSSCSRASEDCEEGESPHSLGPEDDELVDDGSFVVEQLEAAVADGDIIYQDDHDVVVEQHVVDEHDKEHLKLLKLSKEMLEGCNGFAVNGGVFTPASLGFALDEKSLGAFAAAGAELEAAVAACDANANHQVAAFVNRQQQQQNGQVNMAALYPNTVIADEEHQPQDEQSCQGNGGVMSDSAASVVSAGQVIKLAEQAAFGNLGSCDSVRSDTAESTCSSMSSHESQEVALQQAASFVAAQQAARDSVEQQQQQQQMLQVHQVLDDAMNAVGVCGAVQQQQQVQDIQQQVQDMQQQQVQDMQQQLSIAVPQGWKRICTNGVIIYISPSSTALGSLDQLKEYLTTAGTCKCGLDCPLRPEQVFNFDPKVATRPWSPNQGKAREMTKLCNHKRKIQPIQPQPQQTTVQQTAVQAALGSNQQQIVAANQATITSIPLSAGSPQLSEKSKDGRKKKRKQSNVGGLYSGVSVSQLLAQRERAIAAAVANANANNSNPQAQGQNATMPGSTSSLSNGSQVWPVTMPNLAGNLGLQQPMNQPQQQQLLPHQQNLNSQLATGQQVQRLNNSQGMATTTGGMIMGNQLIMNQQQPNFMQPQQQQQPQQQQQQVQQLQQLANQQMQQDQSQEQLMFQQMQQLQQMQLLQQQDQQQQQQQNRMMTNQMQQVQQQQQQPNYQLNQLNQQIMQQQQPMQQQQQQQQMNQQQFQIQPMQKQGMQQQNLLGDLDQQQLMASFGQQQQQQHQDNFLNQMQVAQNQQQIHPSQLQQLQQQQQQLQQQQVNQQLMQQQADQFQMQLQQQQQQQQQQLVQNCGQPQYQTQQMLNQPMDVMQQNGLTVMNGMNDLQMQQQQQQRSVEELAVKQQQLQQQQQQQQQQQLLLQNQTVQRHVLQANNQLNNQFPQNQMSCQMRNNVQQYQTNQPLQQNQNFNTRTPPWQTQQQQQQQQQQQQQQQQQQQNNNRMNHVQNINCNAFDRVPPLHQHIPQDNVWTEEVARKRAKTVKSSYKKQRQHGNSIELRNNSLDQCLSGDEFSDKLNSQSGPSFLEDPSGYLAQQTALLNSTISRQTGVTSSQQPLLNNNVNLQQQNNATYLPQPKPSSLASPSSLYSNGSGKNNPTSPVFVHSSMTPNSAGSATDSEGGSPMSCQRCVTSADTQSLSSSTSTQDSYKQRTELHRHQYALHSDMPEDPAISSTFGEKCMQQASCQVQPQQQLDSRPIQGGTVSTSHGSPIGTNSPANSDTPTSSCLNISQPATPQSLISSQPSTPHAYSQPATPYMASQQTNLNEQRSTTPSVTTSGSLSDPTFVEGQTTTTQKKMEGYQPHPHARGTNGIATSSNITTMASGHTVSSNTITSVLAGRANTATVSINAPAGITNQVLPNVIGKQQQQQQQNQQAQAVAVNQVPPSSVSVVAAAASTAAIPIVANSTVQQQQNAFALAAQHLQQQQQQQQQQTLTSVNVSKSPLEMVQSVVSSIQVPQVSNATNNHHHHQQAQHHHQQQQQANVQVHNVLTSSGILKQAVPGQALPPGHILVSSNGQLIMASTGGVMAPPPPKINSMPPLSVSPMVTNVTGAVSQVIPAVGVAQQVIGQPTVLVNTIQTPVIIQPGGMMTMDSIGQNVQIPHLTVAGNVLQNAQSIIDASNHQHHQQEVARNVAAAVANQNLVNQRQQAGLPPEPTVAKKKVYKKRKNNTQTVASMLHIAAASSQQNTGMLMQSHQSNFAHQNFQTQSIGGPTMLQALTIVPGKGGAPAQLVMNGQPQATSTHFNTQHHQIIANAQPAQQINLLQPVNLLNGTTGMVQNFPTIQQFIVPGLGSMVMSADGTATLLQDTGNMGMQLQLQNVNGQNVLTPVQNHGGIFGTGQSILAAGPAGMVIRAPQATGGKIIQAQHSPGAQFISNNSGQFLVNGTTSFGNQLNPIVANVSPNQQVTFNTTQVRPQNIQGQQEFIQMNGQTLMVPCATAQNIATVSSSQNQQNTTFVQQNTTIVQQQTTMVSNNQIPGFQTANTNATPSIEHPTMNVENNQSYILSAGMITQGKGTDSPKSNINSPASEQTTEQQQQQQQQLQQQQQPQTQQVQQVQQVQQVQQVQQVQQQPQQVQQQPQQNQQQQFILTSGTTTIVEKTQQSTATNANAAAAAAAALMARHSVSTQTAANQQNAAQSALMRQGSPPDTTTHSPGNSQRSNSPAVDTTTHGSASPPPPANTRQQSSSTPMVHCVSSSEPDSGDIQLTSDEWRGNAQPVSNPGSVKEAPLNQTINGQQNQQQPQAASAQQQQQQQPGQPQTQTKPTYVESSTVSSGIQIFAKQADGAVSTVRCEGRGIKRKLDSIHAMHSTLHEDQDEQTNE